In Plasmodium gaboni strain SY75 chromosome 14, whole genome shotgun sequence, one genomic interval encodes:
- a CDS encoding putative COBW domain-containing protein 1 — protein sequence MIGITIITGFLGAGKTTLLKNLLNESIEKDKKIAIIHNEFTEKNNNIDKIVFKDINDIYNIPKNKDDDKNNVNNNLKTDIKKNKNELRIINEIDSEEGFIYELNNGCLCCSNKSNFVKLIENILSLKTNYDYIFVEVSGVYDNIQINNLLWLDELNKSKIYLDSIIHIVDSYHFIKYYNKQETKQNNKDILFNEINQDNVYQNQSNYIDHNEKTPEYEQIMVSDVIILNKIDKLNERNISELKSFIHKINPISNVFPTSYSNVPIEYITNLKCYEKKNIKNIIINNRKVQNVVSFHYNDFHNMTFHFDHDISSLIQLSDILNKMKDKFIKQKDKNILKQIITILKNKNIFSYKKINNILASLLWNSKLQIYRGKGVFVAFNDDIYNNKHKIKLNIYYYQSVGDLYEINHVMTDIHTFFQKYLTKGINEKDKINNNNNDINIFSNNINNINGHNQFNIDHINYDKEEKTCDDLLELENYISDDSSCSENNEYNINNILDNMHIFTSRFLFIGKNINMQDIKKKLDDCLYK from the coding sequence aaaaattgcAATTATTCATAATGAATTCACAGAAAAAAACAACAACATTGACAAAATAGTttttaaagatataaatgatatatataatattccaaaaaataaagacgatgataaaaataatgtaaataataatttaaaaacagatataaaaaagaataaaaatgaattaagaataataaaCGAAATTGATAGTGAAGAAGGTTTCATTTATGAACTTAATAATGGTTGTTTATGTTGTTCAAATAAAAGTAATTTTGTTAAATTgattgaaaatattttatcattaaaaactaattatgattatatatttgtagAAGTTTCAGGTgtttatgataatatacaaattaataatttattatgGTTAGATGAACTTAATAAgtcaaaaatatatttagatagtattatacatatagtagattcatatcattttataaaatattataataaacaagaaacaaaacaaaataataaggatatattatttaatgaaaTTAATCAAGATAATGTATATCAAAATCAATCCAACTACATTGATCATAATGAAAAAACTCCAGAATATGAACAAATTATGGTATCTGatgttataatattaaataaaatagataaattaaatgaacGCAATATAAGCGAACTAAAAAGttttattcataaaataaatcCCATTAGCAATGTATTCCCAACTAGCTATTCTAATGTGCctatagaatatataacaaaCCTAAAATgttatgaaaaaaaaaatataaaaaatattataattaataatagAAAAGTACAAAATGTTGTAtcttttcattataatGATTTTCATAATATGACATTTCATTTTGACCATGACATTTCATCATTAATACAATTAAgtgatatattaaataaaatgaaagataaatttataaaacaaaaagataaaaatatattaaaacaaattataacaatacttaagaataaaaatattttttcatataaaaaaattaataatatattagCTAGCCTTTTATGGAATAGCAAATTACAGATATATCGTGGTAAAGGAGTTTTTGTTGCTTTTAATGatgatatttataacaataaacataaaatcaaattaaatatttattattatcaaagTGTAGGAgatttatatgaaattaaTCATGTTATGACTGATATACATAcattttttcaaaaatatcTAACAAAAGgtataaatgaaaaagacaaaataaacaacaataataatgatataaacattttttctaataatattaataatataaatggaCACAACCAGTTTAACATTGATCATATTAATTATGACAAAGAAGAGAAAACATGTGATGATCTTTTAGAACTCgaaaattatatatctGATGATTCTTCTTGTAgtgaaaataatgaatataacataaataatattttggataatatgcatatttttacatccagatttttatttataggAAAAAACATCAATATGcaagatataaaaaagaagcTTGATGATTGCttatacaaataa
- a CDS encoding ribonucleotide reductase small subunit — protein MADVINISRIPIFSKQEREFSDLQKGKEINEKILNKESDRFTLYPILYPEVWDFYKKAEASFWTAEEIDLSSDLKDFEKLNDNEKHFIKHVLAFFAASDGIVLENLASKFLREVQITEAKKFYSFQIAVENIHSETYSLLIDNYIKDEKERLNLFHAIENIPAVKNKALWAAKWINDTNSFAERIVANACVEGILFSGSFCAIFWFKKQNKLHGLTFSNELISRDEGLHTDFNCLIYSLLDNKLPEQMVQNIVKEAVEVERSFICESLPCDLIGMNSRLMSQYIEFVADRLLECLGCSKIFHSKNPFNWMDLISLQGKTNFFEKRVADYQKSGVMAQRKDQVFCLNTEF, from the coding sequence ATGGCTGatgttataaatatttctaGAATACCAATATTTAGCAAACAGGAAAGAGAATTTAGTGATTTACAAAAAGGAAAAGAGATAAATGAGAAgatattaaataaagaGAGTGATCGTTTTACTTTATATCCAATATTATATCCTGAAGTTTGGGATTTTTACAAGAAAGCTGAAGCTTCATTTTGGACAGCAGAAGAAATTGATTTATCTAGCGATTTAAAAGATTTTGAGAAATTGAATGACAATGAgaaacattttataaagCATGTGTTAGCATTTTTTGCAGCAAGTGATGGTATAGTATTAGAGAATTTGGCTAGTAAATTTTTAAGAGAGGTTCAAATAACAGAAGcaaaaaaattttattcttttcaAATAGCTGTAGAAAATATTCATTCAGAAACATATAGTTTATTAattgataattatattaaagatgaaaaagaaagattaaatttatttcatGCTATAGAAAATATCCCTGcagtaaaaaataaagcATTATGGGCAGCAAAATGGATTAATGATACTAATTCATTTGCTGAAAGGATAGTAGCTAATGCATGTGTTGAAGGAATATTATTCAGTGGTAGCTTTTGTGCTATTTTTTGGtttaaaaaacaaaataaattacaTGGTTTAACATTTAGTAATGAATTAATAAGTAGAGATGAAGGACTACATACAGATTTTAATTGCTTAATTTATAGTTTATTAGATAATAAACTTCCAGAACAAATGGTACAAAATATTGTTAAAGAAGCTGTAGAAGTTGAAAGATCTTTTATATGTGAATCATTACCATGTGATTTAATAGGTATGAATTCTAGACTTATGTCTCAATATATAGAATTTGTTGCAGATAGATTATTAGAATGTTTAGGATGCTCTAAAATTTTCCATTCAAAAAATCCATTCAATTGGATGGACTTAATTTCACTTCAAGGAAAAACAAACTTTTTCGAGAAAAGGGTCGCAGATTATCAAAAATCAGGAGTCATGGCCCAACGAAAGGACCAGGTCTTTTGTCTTAACACGGAATTTTAA